Part of the Benincasa hispida cultivar B227 chromosome 12, ASM972705v1, whole genome shotgun sequence genome is shown below.
aaaaaatgaaaataaaattttaaatatttttctaatttataagtctaaaaaaaaaaatcatgactaGAATTGTATGTCTcttaatatatttctttttaatttcatttccaTTCTCCATATAAAATGCTTCGAGATTTATGATACTCTCCTACActtcttttgtatattttatttttagcacTATTGCAATTTCACTCAATACAAGccacatttttcttttgtatattttatttgtatcaCTATTGCAATCTCACTAAATACGAGCCACATTTTTCCACCTCTATAAATATATAACTTGtccttaaaataaatataattcaattggcataatacatatattataactgaGATTAAAGGTCGATCTCCTCActccatatattattaaaaaaaaattgtgattaTTTTAGAACACAACAATACAATACTAGCGGCCATAAGTGTATATCCCACTATAAAAAATTATTGGGATGGAGACCTTTGTTGGATGCAtgaataaattataaatgttaGTCACACTAGCGACCAATTTTCAAAATAGTTTGTCAATATAAGTTTGACTTAATGGTATTAACATGATTTCTATTCCTAAAAATCGGAGGTTTAATTCTCTACCTCGTagttattgtactaaaaaaactctcaaaatagtcttccaaaaaaaaacacaaattctCTCACCTAACTCTACAAATTCTCCCAAATTTCAATCTTAATGCAACAATgcgattgaattttttattttattttatttttctgttgtaagtaaagaaaaatatattgagtttaaatcaaatagttgtataaatattattttagtcatCCTACTTTTCAGTTAAgtgtattttgatttttttacttttaaaatagtcattttgaaTAATGCACGGTTAACTTTAGTTCATTTTAATACGTGTACCattaaaaatggtcattttgattcttaaaaataataaaaataaaaaaaatgtcaaaatggCCCATTTTTAGTAgaacatatattaaaattatacattttaaatgtataatggcaaaataaattattagaaaatactacataACCAACACCACACAAacttctttcaaaataaataaataagacaCCTTGGCATACTAAATTTCAGAAATTAAGTTGTTAATTTCTTCATAGTTCATCCACTAGCATACAATAATCGTCTATCACACTAGCAGCCAACTTCcggaaaataaagaaaaaaaaaaaccctcgaTATAGTCTCCCACCTACCCTTGTAAATTCTCACAAATTCCAATCCTAATATAACGAACCAACGGTGTAGAATggaagtagttttttttttttttttttttttttacaatgtaCGTGGGTCCGGATTTCTATTTTGTAAAGGTATTGAATTAATAGGTGGGGTTCGAGAATTGAATATTTGACCTTGAAATTGATAATATACGTACTTGTCAGTTAAACTATGCTCATTTTGGTTGGGGTAAGGATTTAAACCTCTAATTTTGAGGTTgatattataagcattatgtCAGTTACCACTTAGCACTATGTCAGATACTAAAGTGAAGAATAAAGTTGCCTTTACGTAAGTAGTTTGGTTATAAGCGACTACGTTAGTTAAGTTATTAATTTCTTGCAAGTCTAGTGACCATAAGTATCTTTTAACataattctttattattattattattaaattgccAAATTGatatctattatatataaaagattaGAATTTAGTCCATATGTTTTTAATAGAACTCTTATAAATAGTCTCTTAAGAGCTACTTAGGAGCTTCTATcaaagtataagaactaaattctaatttttaaatccATTAAATTCTAAATTCTTTCATTATCCAAACCATAACGATGAAATTTGCTATTtaacacttttttttaattatcaagtGAATTGTGACTAATCATTAATCAAGCTATTTTACCATTCTTTTTTATcgaaaaaattcaaaaagattaaaaaataataataatttatcacgTAACAAAATTGAAACAGTTGTACTAAAGTCTCGTTTGGtaaacatttgatttttattttttgtttttgaaaattaaacttatttcatccacatttcttaagatgatttacatctttattaagtacaatggtttaattcttagccaaatttcaaaaacaaaaataactttttgaaaactactttttctaattctcaaaatttggtttggttttttaaaccgatggtgaaaagtagataacaaaaagaagaaatttagttGTGAAAGTAGTGttaataagcttaatttttaaaaataaaaacgaaaaataaaatggttaccaaacgtaGCCTAAGTAATTCAATTATCATAAAACTAGTACTATTCACATACTAATAAAAAACTaatatttatacataaaattttcaattataaatttagtccatatgatttataattataatttagatcttatagtttgatatgatgtatgtttgGTTATGTATGGAAAAGAGAATAGGATGTTTAAGAATGtgttatatttttatgtaattataaagtataaaattaattttaataattaattttcctttgttaatttatttttattatattaagttattaaataaatttgaagccattaaaatttaactaaatttactCACTCATCcaccaatttaatatatttattatcaattaatttttttatcttgtacatttattttatcaattttattaaaaaaaatgtgtgtaattaagttaaatatttattttccttttttttcggtagttttgttaattgaagagttaattaactaattgtTTGATGTTAATTATAAGCCATATATACAAAAGAAGTTGGTATaaactaattgattttaaatcatcaaaccatgtttttaattataaaaaaataattatgattatAGATTAAAACTAGAAGTACAAGTGTACATGattgtttaattgaaaaaaattaatttattttattactagttaattaattaatatttttaaaagactAATTAATGATTCTAATAAGTAATCTATAATGTTAATACATTTTACCAATAAAAAGGGATTTAAGTAATATAATTATagttttgcatattttttaaaaagattgtgattttttatattaattcataataattgaataaattattatattagcattgttattaataaaattaattatatatgtcaattataaatttcatttaaacatatttataaaagttaaatatattaattatcaacgaagaagaaaaacaaataaaatgaaaagataaaaaataagagagacaaaaaaaaaaaaaaaaaaacattggaaaTAGAGAAAACTCGTCATTTGGGTGGTTATGAAAAATCTTCATGAATGAGAATATGAAATGCCTTTTgagtaaaatatttttattctcaAGGTTAAAAACTTGTCTTAAATGTGGTGATAAAATTTCTCATTTCCACCTCTTATTTCCATGAATTAAATGAGCCATTATGTAAAAAGTGAGTCACAATTGATTACTTTTGTGTTATCTATATAGTTTCAATAATCGTAATGAGATGTGGAGTTGCcttaaaatttataatcaaaTAATGTAATATCTATTATCTTTATCGTTATAAGAATAAGAAgtgataaatttataattttaagtaaaaatgataaaaaaaaaaaaactaattcaaTTATGTTTATTATTGAGGTCGTGAAATTTCATTTCGATCACGATTCCGTGACGTGACCATAGTGTTCTTGTAATTAATTATGTAGCATAGTTCCAATTCCCCATCACCCATCTCTCACACTGACAACATCATGGTACATAAATCCTACCATTTCCCAACAATTACCACCACACACATCACCCATCACCCATGGAAGACCTCGTTCTTTCTCCttcatcttcctcctcctcctccctcCACCACCGCCTCCAATTTCTCCTCCATACTCAGCCACTCCCTTGGGCCTACGCTATCTTCTGAAAAACCACCACCGACGACAATGGCGGTCTCTTCCTCTCATGGCGTGAAGGCCATTTCCAATCCCCTTCTAAACCCACCTCCTCCTCCTCTGACCACTCTCCCCCTCTCCTCCCCGACGACCCAACGGACCTCGATTGGTTCTACATGATGTCCTTAACCTGCTCCTTCGCCGCCGCCGACGGCCTTCCCGGTAAATCCTTCAGCTCTGGTTCTGTTGTCTGGCTCACCGGCCCTGACGATCTCGAGCTTTACGACTGCCATAGAGTCAAAGAAGCCAAATCTCACGgcattcaaaccctcctctgcGTTCCAACTTCTTACGGTGTCCTGGAACTCGCTTCCCAACAAATCATCCCCGAGGATTGGACCTTAATCCAACAGATAAAATCGCTTTTCGACTCGGATCTATCTAATTTCACGAATACCAGTAGTAGGCCACTTCCGTTTTTGGATCAGGACTTTAATTTTGAGGATATTGGGTTTATAAGCGAAGTCCCGGAGGAAGAAATCGAAACCCCATCAAGGAAAAAATCGAAAACAGGGGAGTGGCCGGAGCTGTCGGATTCCGATAGCCCTGTTGCGAAAACAGAGGCCAAAAAAACCGGGCAAAAACGAGGACGGAAGCCAAATATCAGCAAAGAAAATGCAATGAACCATGTGGAAGCAGAACGGCAAAGAAGAGAGAAATTAAACAACAGATTCTACGCATTACGATCGGTAGTTCCAAATGTTTCAAGAATGGACAAAGCGTCGTTGCTTTCCGATGCGGTTTCGTATATAAACGCACTGAAAGCGAAAGTGGAGGAGATGGAAGTTCAATTGAGGGATTCGAAGAAATCCGACGGTAGCAGCGGAGAAGGCATGGATAACCAGAGCACCACCACATCGGAGGAGCAGACAAAGGCTAACAATGCCATAGCCGCCGCCATACGGTTCGATGTGGAGGTGAAAATCATAGGTTCCGATGCAATGATCAGAGTTCAATCACAGAACTTGAATTTCCCATCCTCCATTGTAATGGGTGCATTTCGAGATCTGGAGTTCCACATTCATCATGCTAGTATAACAAATGTGAATGATTTTATGCTTCAAGATGTTTTGATTAGGCTTCCTCATGGTTTCTCCACCAATGAAGCTCTGAAAGCCGCTGTTTTGTCAAGATTACAGTAAGCAAACcgcctttctttcttcttctcctttctcatattgtaatcaatcttatgCATATCCGATTAATATCTTTAGTCTTTGGATTCGTCGTCTCTGCCTCTTCCTCACTCTGTACAAAAATaacctttcttcttttctggctttttcttttttctttaaatcatggtaatatatattttgagagaaaattagagaaaaaataatttaataagtGCATCTCATCAAATTCTCCTTActctttgtttaaaatattttaatatttatttgtgtGAGTGCATCAAAGTATAAAGTCAAATGTAACTTTTTCTTTGTATTAAAAGTTTCTGTACTatggttttttgttttggtcTCTCAACTTCATGACATCAAATTTAGCACGTGCTATGTCTTTCTCTCTAACTTTCTTCCGAATTTATTTTAGCTTTACTCTACTTTTacctttttcttattatttttttttttaaattttttagtcgAAACAAAGAAAGATAGAGACAACACCATTATACTAATGAAGGCAatcttaatataatttttttaaaaaaagaaaatcaaatttaaatattttttttgataCATTTGTAAATCTCAACGACTATAGTTAGATTTGTAAGGACATACTTAGTTGACCATCcggattttgttttatgtttttcagatttactaaattcaacaaatatatatttttcgaacaacttagattttatttttgaaaaatattttcgaGTTCTATGATTCAAATTGTGTAAATTctgaaaaacaatattttatgttttcattgtattcagattgtgaattttaaaatttaaaatgtagaatgatattgaataaaaataaatacattttgatATATGGttatgtcatgttataaactcaattcattttctaaaacaattaaaatttgtattacgtaatgtattataaattagataatataacaaaataaaatttggcaaAAAACATGTTCATACATCAATTATTAATCGGCTGTGgtcaactaatatttagtgagtaactcacaacaatttttttcattaaattactTGTTTCAAATTTCTAGTTTCACATTATCTACCAAACAGATTCTAAATATTCAAATGCTTTTGTTGTGGGAATGATTAGCGGTAGCTTAGGATACACCTGTCCCCCTTTCTTTTATTCACacacaaatatttaaaaaaatattatattagttgGGCCGCACAAAACATGGATGCAAataaatttttcctttttcttttttcatttcaaTTCTCCATATAAAATGTTCCGAAGTGTTcatgggttggtttgggttgaaagactttttagaccaaCATAATTATTCGGTTATAaatttttcaacccaaataaccgtTATTAAGAAGTGAAAGACGTTTTAGACCTAATCTAATTATTCGggttataaattttttcaacccaaataaccttaTTAGAgtgaactcaacccaactcaaccctaaaatatttggattgggttggttcgggttaatgggatcatttatttaaaattgtattctaaaaagaagtaaaatgtaaatatgtaaaaatctaatttaattattttccaatattgaattaagattaacaactcaatttcaatttacatagtgaaaattttctttttatagtacaaaaaactacttttaagaactgttgaagaataaattatctaaaaaagatattggaattaaataaaattaaaaatcgatatatatataaataattgtgttataactaataaaaaatatattttaaagttaataataaattcgagtTGATTCAGGTTGGTCTGGGTTATATTAGATGAATctatgaaccaacccaactcataaaatttccatttatttgaacccaacccaactcaaatgagttgataacccaaccaaAATCGCatggattggattggattgatcgGTTTTTTTAGGTCATCGATTTTTTGAACATCCGTACTCCGAGATTTGTGATACTCTCTTCCACATTCTCGTATATATATCCTCTCCTCACCACTATAAATACATAACtgtctttatttgaaaaaacaaaataaaatactagTAGTACGGTACCaggtttttttttgttcaaagtgTACCCCACTACCAAAAATTATTGGGATGGGAAATTCCATAACAATGTTGGACGCAACTATGATCAAAATAGTCACTCACCTACCACTAGTAATTCTCATAAATTCCAATCTTAACGGTAAATATAACTAACCATCGGTCTAAAATGGAAGAAGTTATTTAGGAAGGTAGCAACAATCTGGCacacaattatttttttatcttttttttttttatttttattgttgtgattaaagaaaatatatCGTATTAATATCAAGTAGTTTTGAATGgaacatataaatattattttagttatgatacttttgattttggttcattttaatacttatactttgaaaatatttattttgatttatatacTTGTAACTTTAGTTCTTTGGTACCTctagatttaaaaaatgatcattttgattggtatggtttgataaaactcTCCTAAATtgttcttattgattttatatatCTATTGATTTTATATATCAAACTATGGGAGCTATtgagaattttatcaaataagATGAATTATTTTTAAGGTTATATCAAACTAATAAAggttaaattctaactttttaaattatagaaactaaattctaacATTATCCAAATTGCAGgatgaaatttgtaatttaatgactttttttatttgtaaaattgtCAAGAGAATTTCGATTCATGACTAATAATTAATCCCACAGTATTACCGGTATTTTCTGAAGCCCACTTGAACCACATAACAAAGAGAAATTATaaaagattttaaaagaaaattatcacGTTACACAACTGTAGTTGAATAACTAAATAAAAGATTTAAGGttgaaatatcattttggtcctcATTCTTtaagtttattcaattttagtctatgtacatttaattgtccaattttagttcttgtacctttaataaatcataaatttagtccctcaaaattatttttaccaaaattggttaaataataataataataataatttctatgcaatgaaatacaatatgtgaatatgttttcaaaatttataataaaaaatgttaatatataacaaaaagttcTCTAGAAACTAAACTAAACTAGTATTGTGGGCTGAggttaagatttattgaaagtatagagactaaaattaaacaattgaaAGTAGGTTTCCTCGGGCCAGATGGAGATTGGCCCTCGAGTGCAAAAGCGAAAGGGAGCTTGACTGCAAGACCCACCCGTCGAGCAGGGAAGGAATTAAAAcgaacaaatttcaaagtagTGGGACAAAAGTAGTATTTTAACCAAGATTTAACTAAATAACTTAACTATCATAAAGCTCGTACTATCCACCTTGATTCCAGAGGTTCGGTTCTACCACCCCACATATTGAGAAAAAATAACGTTAGCaattaaatgattaaattacaaatttggtccctataatttgaaaataattaaaatttagtcccTACAATTTTATAGTTAGAACTTAGATCTTATTGATTGATACAATCCTCCTAAATAGTCCCTACGGTAAGGACAAAAGGTTTATCAAATTATAGCGACTATTTATGAGTTTTTATCCAACTATAAGGagtaaattctaacttttaaaattatagggactaaattttgACTTTATGTTAACTATAGagaccaaatttaaaatttaaactaaataaatagAGTGAAAAAATAggctaaattatacaaaatacccttaaatttttaactttgtgtcaaaaatatatttaaattttcaatagttcaaaaaactatttttaaactttcaaacatttaaaaaaaaattcttaaagtaaaaaaaaataaaaataaaaaaataccctTATAGTGAGTTTTGAACAGAAACCatttatgttttgtttcaaaaatacctttaaacttaaaaaaaaaaaaaaaaaaaaaaaaactaaaagagtTGTAAAAAAGTATTCTTACTCTTAGTAATATGAACTAAACCTattaataacaaaaacaattaaaaaaaagttaaaaatggtCATACCATTGATATATTGatcaatttatttgaagttttattGGGTTTGATAAGAACCAATTTCAAaccaaattatataaatatactcatttctttttcttcacatagatagttcattttttttttccatttgttCATTTCTTACACTAGTTTTTACTGTTGGAATTTTTATTTGTTAGCTTCATATTTTTCTAAGGCATTATTTTCTGCAGATGTCTCAAAATAGTCTTAACATCGGTGTCAGACAACAGATTATTTTTTCCTAATCTGAAAATATCCGACAAATTTGTTTCATCTGATATTTTCTTTATTGTAGCGCGacttatcttctccaaattgggAGTTGTTTCCTTTTCTGGATCTGTTTAAAAGAAGTATTATGCTGTTTTCTGAGACGAACTTTTTTGTTGGCCACTTTTGTTAATCAAGCAAGACGAGTGTTTGTTCTAAGACCATTGTGTATATCATGATGTTCTTGCTTGTTGCTTACTATTCCACTATGCGAATTCTTCATCCGTTGATTGCAACACATTGAAGATAATCAtggtcttagggggagcctaagctaTTACTCTTGAAGAATGGATTCTCATCTTTGGGGGAGCCTAAGATTCAGCATCGAAAGAGAAGCTAAACATCATAGGGAGATCCTAAGAATcaacagtgaagggagttcgcTGACTTAAGGAAAGATATCAACATGAGAGGGGTCTCATTCATTGTTAGAGGCTGACCTGGTTAACATTAATATTAtcaaacttagggggagcctaagtacacttaggagggagtctcacatctagggggagcctaggtgGTCAATGAGTTGAGCTTTTCGTGAGTCAATGTAGTGATCATGTATTACAGATAAATACTACGTTGTAAActgcttaactctttaatattagtggattatctttcctggGCACACTGCTCCCCGGACGTAGGTGATTTATCGCCAAACTGAGTCACTAACTCCTATGCTCATTTACTTGTCTTTCCGTTGTTAGTATTATGATGTTACAATACTTGTCAGCACATTTTGTTTAGCATCCAGTTTAGAGTGACGAGTCATCCAAACACTTTTTCAGTTGGTATCAAAGCGAGACACCATTATTTGAGGTGTCTCGATCATGAACGGGATCAAAGAAGGTGGCTCTATAACTCATCCTTCGGTCTTGGATGGTACAAACTATTCTTACTAAAAAGCTTGCATGACAACCTTTTTAAAGTCAATTGATAGTAAGACATGGAAAGTAGTGATTACTGGATGGTCTCATCCAACCACTAATACTAATGATAAGAAGGAAGTTTTAAAACCAAAAGTTCAGTGGTCTAAAGTTGAAGATGAGGCATTTTTAGGAAATTTGTGTGCCTTAAATGGCATATTTAACGACATTGATCgtaacattttcaaattaattaacacATGTGTTTCTGCAAAAGAGGCATGAGATATTCTATCCATTACTCATAAAGGAACGtcaaaagtaaaattttcaAGGTTGCAGTTGTTGACATCAAAGTTCGAGAACCTCAAATTGTATGATGATGAATCTATTGTTGTGTTTAATGTTCGGCTATTGGACATTGCTAACGGAAAATTTCAGAAGAAAGATTAGTTCGAAAGTTATTGAGATCTCTACCTAAGAAGTTTGATGAGAAAGTAACCACTATTGAGAAGGCCCAAGATATATCATTTCTGAAAGTTGATGAGCTTTTTGGGTCCTTGCTTACTTTTGAGATGTCCCTAGATGGAAAgccaaagaagaagaataagggaaTTGCCTTATAGTCCTCAGCTGATGATGATTATGAAGGCTCTGGCAGAGAGTTTAAGGATACTCTTGCTAAATCAATGCTTTCAAAACAATTCAACTATTTTTCAAACGATTTGGAAAGAAGTTTGGCAATTTCAATGCTAAAAACAATAAGTTTGGTGGTTCTATTTCTCAAGCAAGTCAAGATCTAAAGTAATAAGAAGAAATCTGACAAGTGTGGTCCCATAAACCTTTGAAAGGAAAGATCATCCAAGTACAGGGAGTGTGAAGGTTATGGTCATTTTCAAACAGAATGTCCTAACTTCTTGAGAAAGCAAGgcaaaaattatgttttaacCCATTCTGATGATGAGTCCCAAGTCATCAGTGACTCAGAGGAGGATGTCAAAGTGCTTGTTCGTAACATCTCATCTGACTTATTATCTTATTAAATTTTAGAGTATGATGCATATGCAGAAAATGTTTAGGATAAGGTAAATAATGTGTCTACAGATTCTTCTTATCATGCTCTTTTTATTAAATGGCAGGAAGATAAAAAAGCATTTGATGTGcaaaatgaaagaattgaagCTTTTATGGTTGATAACCATAGACTTATAACAACCACTATAGATTTAAAGCATGAACTTTCTCAAGTTAGAGATGAAAAGGACTCAGTGTGCAAAAATATTAGAATGTTGGACACTAGTATTGAGTCTTTAGAAGAAATTCTGAAAAAAGGAAAGACAACTGGTGATAACACTAGACTTGGATTTCCTAAAACTGGGAGTCAGCATAATAGACAGTCTCAGTCCAAAGGGAAGTAAAAGATTGAGTTTGTTAAAGCTAATGATCCAGAGTCTTATGGCT
Proteins encoded:
- the LOC120067612 gene encoding transcription factor MYC1-like, translating into MSLTCSFAAADGLPGKSFSSGSVVWLTGPDDLELYDCHRVKEAKSHGIQTLLCVPTSYGVLELASQQIIPEDWTLIQQIKSLFDSDLSNFTNTSSRPLPFLDQDFNFEDIGFISEVPEEEIETPSRKKSKTGEWPELSDSDSPVAKTEAKKTGQKRGRKPNISKENAMNHVEAERQRREKLNNRFYALRSVVPNVSRMDKASLLSDAVSYINALKAKVEEMEVQLRDSKKSDGSSGEGMDNQSTTTSEEQTKANNAIAAAIRFDVEVKIIGSDAMIRVQSQNLNFPSSIVMGAFRDLEFHIHHASITNVNDFMLQDVLIRLPHGFSTNEALKAAVLSRLQ